The proteins below are encoded in one region of Styela clava chromosome 4, kaStyClav1.hap1.2, whole genome shotgun sequence:
- the LOC120325802 gene encoding uncharacterized protein LOC120325802: MSDKNSQLIVVLGFFLTVIVCHWSFTSLSNGTRQVYVTHYDVKHHLEQSVMDNIKQEIQTITMKLLRNLTMENYRKTFFSDMEIGDCDLLVERRCYITVVYLETVPYSRAVSICQDKNSSVAQIPDENTYNNIMKNIRSKIPDDWISTSVWIKGPVIEKIKHFAGDSSNYNKWQEDQPIQSTSSWPNFYLVVDRDPGSKEQGMRSGFALSALRGVVCER, encoded by the exons atgtcTGATAAAAACAGCCAACTCATTGTCGTTCTTGGGTTTTTTCTAACCGTGATTGTTTGTCATTGGAGTTTTACTTCGTTGTCAAATGGAACTAGACAAGTCTACGTTACACATTACGACGTGAAACACCATCTGGAACAAAGTGTTATGGATAATATTAAACAAG AAATTCAAACCATTACTATGAAATTGCTACGGAACTTGACAATGGAAAATTAtcgaaaaacatttttttctgacATGGAAATAGGAG ATTGTGATTTGCTTGTTGAAAGACGTTGCTACATCACAGTGGTTTACTTGGAAACAGTACCATATTCTCGAGCGGTATCGATTTGTCAAGATAAAAATTCAAGCGTTGCTCAAATACCCGACGAAAATACTTACAACaacattatgaaaaatattcgtTCGAAAATACCAGATGACTGGATTTCCACATCAGTTTGGATTAAAGGGCCAGTTATTGAAAAG ATCAAACACTTTGCAGGTGATTcttcaaattataataaatggCAGGAGGATCAGCCAATCCAGTCTACATCAAGTTGGCCAAACTTTTATCTAGTGGTTGATCGAGATCCAGGCTCTAAAGAACAGGGTATGCGATCCGGATTTGCTTTATCCGCTCTACGAGGAGTCGTATGCGAACGATGA
- the LOC120325805 gene encoding uncharacterized protein LOC120325805 translates to MMKSTIILLLVAMLVVNSDAGFFGKAGKAIKKTVTSPTGKKVAKKLAQLAARAALFGILGDMRSLRELDDAEMNQMIEAVKMIRDMDEDEFNHFRNAQSVEDFE, encoded by the exons ATGATGAAATCcacaatcattttattattggtAGCAATGTTGGTTGTCAACAGCGACGCCGGTTTTTTCGGGAAAGCTGGTAAAGCCATTAAGAAGACCGTGACCAGCCC gACGGGGAAAAAAGTGGCCAAAAAGCTTGCTCAGCTTGCTGCTAGAGCGGCCCTTTTTGGTATTCTTGGAGATATGCGATCTTTAAGAGAATTG GACGATGCTGAAATGAATCAAATGATTGAGGCCGTCAAAATGATCAGAGATATGGATGAGG ATGAATTCAACCATTTTAGAAATGCTCAGTCCGTGGAAGACTTCGAATAA
- the LOC120325804 gene encoding uncharacterized protein LOC120325804 produces the protein MMKSTIILLLVAMLVVNSDAGFFGKVGKAIKKTVTSPTGKKVAKKLAQLTAKAALFGILGDMRSLRELDDAEMNQMIEAVKMIRDMDEDEFNHFRNAQSVEDFE, from the exons ATGATGAAATCcacaatcattttattattggtAGCAATGTTGGTTGTCAACAGCGACGCCGGTTTTTTCGGGAAAGTTGGTAAAGCCATTAAGAAGACCGTGACCAGCCC gACGGGGAAAAAAGTGGCCAAAAAGCTTGCTCAGCTTACTGCTAAAGCGGCCCTTTTTGGTATTCTTGGAGATATGCGATCTTTAAGAGAATTG GACGATGCTGAAATGAATCAAATGATTGAGGCCGTCAAAATGATCAGAGATATGGATGAGG ATGAATTCAACCATTTTAGAAATGCTCAGTCCGTGGAAGACTTCGAATAA